A single genomic interval of Streptomyces sp. BA2 harbors:
- a CDS encoding biotin--[acetyl-CoA-carboxylase] ligase, which yields MTPRDASDDPSDLPEGNRWSDLERPPLNAASLRRALVRDGGLWTSLDVVPATGSTNTDLAARADELPEGAVLVAEEQSSGRGRLDRRWSAPARSGLFFSVLLKPGPAVPVERWGWLPLLTGVAVATGLSRAAGVDTALKWPNDLLVTVGGEERKAGGILAERAGSGDGGGVVVGIGINVTLRADELPVPGAGSLALAGAASTDRDTVLRAVLRSLEQWYGDWRAAAGDPVASRLQETYAAGCATLGRKVRAELPGDRSITGEAVALDGDGRLVLATGDGVQEPVGAGDVVHLRGA from the coding sequence ATGACGCCGCGAGATGCTTCAGACGACCCTTCCGACCTCCCTGAGGGCAACCGCTGGTCCGACCTCGAAAGGCCGCCCCTGAACGCCGCGTCGCTGCGGCGCGCGCTGGTGCGGGACGGGGGGCTCTGGACCTCTTTGGACGTGGTGCCCGCGACGGGGTCGACCAACACGGATCTGGCCGCCCGCGCGGACGAGCTGCCCGAGGGGGCGGTCCTCGTCGCCGAGGAACAGAGCTCGGGGCGCGGCCGCCTCGACCGCCGCTGGTCGGCACCGGCACGCTCGGGCCTCTTCTTCTCGGTGCTCCTGAAGCCGGGGCCCGCGGTGCCGGTGGAGCGGTGGGGATGGCTTCCGCTGCTGACCGGGGTCGCCGTCGCCACGGGCCTCTCGCGGGCGGCCGGGGTGGACACGGCGCTCAAGTGGCCGAACGACCTGCTGGTGACGGTGGGGGGCGAGGAGCGGAAGGCCGGGGGCATCCTCGCGGAGCGCGCGGGTTCCGGGGACGGCGGGGGTGTGGTGGTCGGCATCGGCATCAACGTGACCCTGCGGGCGGACGAACTGCCGGTGCCGGGGGCGGGTTCGCTCGCGCTGGCCGGGGCCGCTTCGACGGACCGGGACACGGTGCTGCGGGCGGTGCTGCGTTCCCTGGAGCAGTGGTACGGGGACTGGCGCGCGGCAGCGGGCGACCCGGTGGCCTCCCGCCTCCAGGAGACGTACGCGGCGGGCTGCGCGACGCTGGGCCGCAAGGTCAGGGCAGAGCTGCCGGGCGACCGGTCGATCACGGGGGAGGCGGTGGCCCTGGACGGGGACGGCCGCTTGGTGCTGGCCACGGGGGATGGGGTGCAGGAGCCGGTGGGGGCGGGGGATGTGGTGCATTTGCGGGGGGCGTAG
- a CDS encoding acyl-CoA carboxylase subunit beta, with the protein MSEPEEPNVPVPSTDIHTTAGKLADLQRRIEEAKHAGSARAVEKQHAKGKLTARERIELLLDENSFVEFDEFAQHRSHDFGLDANRPYGDGVVTGYGTVDGRPVAVFSQDFTVFGGALGEVFGQKIVKVMDFALKTGCPVVGINDSGGARIQEGVMALGMYGEIFRRNTHASGVIPQISLVVGPCAGGAVYSPAITDFTVMVDQTSHMFITGPDVIKTVTGEDVGFEELGGARTHNSTSGVAHHMAGDEKDAIEYVKSLLSYLPSNNLSDPPAFPEEADLEFTDEDRELDTLIPDSANQPYDMHTVIEHVLDDAEFFETQPLFAPNIVTGFGRIEGRPVGIVANQPTQFAGCLNIDASEKGARFVRTCDAFNVPVITFVDVPGFLPGVEQEHTGIIRRGAKLIYAYAEATVPLITVITRKAFGGAYDVMGSKHLGADLNLAWPTAQIAVMGAQGAVNILHRKTIAAAEASGDVEATRARLIQEYEDRLLNPYTAAERGYIDAVIMPSETRSHLVRGLRQLRTKRESLPPKKHGNIPL; encoded by the coding sequence ATGTCCGAGCCGGAAGAGCCCAACGTGCCCGTGCCCAGTACCGACATCCATACGACTGCGGGAAAGCTCGCCGATCTGCAGCGCCGCATCGAGGAGGCCAAGCACGCCGGTTCGGCTCGCGCGGTCGAGAAGCAGCACGCGAAGGGCAAGTTGACGGCGCGTGAGCGCATCGAACTGCTCCTGGACGAGAACTCCTTCGTCGAGTTCGACGAGTTCGCCCAGCACCGCTCGCACGACTTCGGCCTCGACGCCAACCGCCCGTACGGCGATGGTGTCGTGACCGGTTACGGAACCGTCGACGGCCGTCCCGTGGCCGTCTTCTCCCAGGACTTCACCGTCTTCGGCGGTGCGCTCGGCGAGGTCTTCGGCCAGAAGATCGTCAAGGTCATGGACTTCGCCCTGAAGACCGGCTGTCCGGTCGTCGGCATCAACGACTCCGGCGGCGCCCGCATCCAGGAGGGCGTCATGGCCCTCGGGATGTACGGGGAGATCTTCCGCAGGAACACGCACGCGTCCGGTGTGATCCCCCAGATCAGCCTGGTCGTCGGGCCCTGCGCGGGCGGCGCCGTCTACTCCCCGGCCATCACCGACTTCACCGTCATGGTCGACCAGACGTCGCACATGTTCATCACGGGACCCGACGTCATCAAGACGGTCACCGGCGAGGACGTCGGCTTCGAGGAGCTCGGCGGCGCCCGCACCCACAACAGCACCTCCGGCGTCGCGCACCACATGGCGGGCGACGAGAAGGACGCGATCGAGTACGTCAAGTCCCTTCTCTCCTACCTGCCTTCGAACAACCTCAGCGATCCCCCCGCCTTCCCCGAGGAGGCGGACCTGGAGTTCACGGACGAGGACCGCGAGCTCGACACGCTCATCCCGGACAGCGCGAACCAGCCGTACGACATGCACACGGTGATCGAACACGTCCTGGACGACGCCGAGTTCTTCGAGACGCAGCCGCTCTTCGCGCCGAACATCGTCACCGGCTTCGGCCGGATCGAGGGCCGCCCGGTCGGCATCGTCGCCAACCAGCCGACGCAGTTCGCCGGCTGCCTGAACATCGACGCCTCCGAGAAGGGCGCGCGCTTCGTCCGCACCTGCGACGCGTTCAACGTCCCGGTCATCACCTTCGTCGACGTCCCGGGCTTCCTGCCGGGCGTGGAGCAGGAGCACACGGGCATCATCCGCCGCGGCGCCAAGCTGATCTACGCGTACGCGGAGGCGACGGTCCCGCTGATCACCGTCATCACCCGCAAGGCGTTCGGCGGCGCGTACGACGTCATGGGCTCCAAGCACCTGGGCGCCGACCTCAACCTCGCCTGGCCGACCGCGCAGATCGCGGTGATGGGCGCGCAGGGCGCGGTCAACATCCTGCACCGCAAGACCATCGCCGCGGCCGAGGCCTCGGGCGACGTGGAGGCGACCCGCGCCCGCCTGATCCAGGAGTACGAGGACCGGCTGCTCAACCCGTACACGGCCGCCGAGCGCGGCTACATCGACGCCGTGATCATGCCGTCGGAGA